The DNA window CCCGAGGGCCCGGATTTGGCTGGTTGGCTGAAACTGAATCGTCGAGTTGACGAAGAGAATGTTGGCGGGCGACCATTCGAAGTAGTTCACGTCCGCTCCGAAGGTGGCGTTGATATCGACGGAGAACGGACCGACCCACGGCGTGCCGAGGGTGACACTACTGCCATAGTTGTGAACGGTGGCGCCCCCCGGGTAGGGAGCGACCGTATCGACGATGCCGGCCGCGCCGTGGCGCTCGAGGGCGTACCCCTGGAACAGACGCCGGTCGTAGCCGAAGTACTCAAACCAATTGAAGGCCCTGAGACTCCAGCCGCCCCGGAACTCGAAGCTCCCGGTGAGAAAGAACTGCCGGTCCTGGAACCCTCGGCCCTCGACGAAATCATCGTAGGTCCATCGGCCGTTGGCGCTCACCCCGCCGGTAGCCCGGGCCACGAACGCACCCGGCTTCCCGTAGACCGTCCACGACGGCCCGCCCGAGATCGTCACGGCATCCGGAACCCCGATGAAACCGGCCGCGGCCTCAAAGGCATCACTGACACCTTCGAATTTGGCCTGGAATCCGAAATGCCGGCCGGCCCGCCGAGCGTCGAGCTGCCAGAGCGGCGCCACATCCCGGTGCCCGTCGCGCGTCGTCACGCTGCCCACGACTTGGGCCGAGAGGGCGGTGCCGCCCGGGAGCACGACGCGAGTGTCGACCCCGCCGAGGTGACTGCTGAATCGCGGCTCGGTGCGGCTGGTGAAGACCAGGCCCGCCCGCGATCCGCCCCCCAAGTCTCGCTGGGCCCTGGCGATGGCGAAGAACGGCTGGTCGATGCCGCTCCGCGAGGTCTCCCGGCCGTCCAGGGCAAGCATGGTGGCCACGGTCGTCCCCGAGACCTTGCCGGTGAGCTTCGCGGCACCGACCGGCGCGGCGATTCGCCGGGAGTAGATCAGCTGGTTCGGCGTCGAGAACTGTTCGATTCCCTCCAGAAAGAACGGGCGCTTCTCGGCGAAGAACAGGGCCCGCCGCGGATCGTTCACGATCTGACTGGCGTCGGCTTCGACCTGGGAAAAATCCGGGTTGACGGTGCCGTTCAGGGTCAGATTGGGGGTGACACCCCACCGTACGTTGCCCCCGAGTTCCGCCGCATTGTCGTACCCCCACCGGCCCGACGGCAAAGTGGGCGCGCCGGTGGCCCGGGCGGTAACAACCGGGTTCAGATCCATCACGATGCCGCGTCGGAGCCCGGTCAGACCCAGCAGAGTGCCCCCCTGCCGGAGGAAACTCGGCGCGCCGCGAATAGCGGGGGCCCAGGAATCTTCATGCCCCGAGGCCTGGGTCCGCCGGATGATGTGGAGACCCCAGTCTTGTGACTCGGCGGGTTGGTACCGAAGGGTCTTGAAGGGAATCCGAACTTCCACCTCGAAGCCATCGGCGGTCAACCGGCCCCGGGAGGCGAACACGAAGTCGGGACTCAAGTCGGTGGTATCGCGGCCGCCGTTGCTCCGGCCCTGCTCGGCCATCGTGCCGTCCTGCTGGACGCCGAGTGGATTGACCGCAAAGACCAGCGCTTGATTGCCGTCGTTATAGGTCCCGAGGTAGAACTCGACCCGATCCTCATCCGCCAACCGATCCCGGTTGGCCAGGGTGGCCCTGACGCTCCCGGGGCGAGCCTTGGCCCGAACCCCGAAATGCAATGCGGTCGGTGAGTACCACACCAGGATCTCGGTATCCTGCTCGGCCCGGCGGCCATCGGCCGGCGCGTATTGGGAGAACTCGGTCAGCCGCGAGGCTTGAGTCCACGAGGGCTCATCCAGGATGCCGTCGATGACAACGCCGGCGTCGATCCGGGGGAGGGCCACTTTCAGACGGCCGGCGGCTCCGGAATAGGCATCCACAAGAGTATCGGGCGCCGCGGCGAGGACGGTCAGAAGCAAGCACAACATTTCGGTTCCTCAGAGACTTATCGGTGGTCGCCGGATTGCCGCGGGTAGGCCAAGATACCTACGGGCGAACGGGTTCTGGAGTAACACGGTTGCACTCCGGACCCGTCACTCCACGAAGGTCAAGACCATCCCCGCCCCGTGGGAGGCCGGGATCACAAGCCGGCTTCCCTCGTCGATCGCCGGGACGCCGTTGGTGGCCAGCAGTGCCCGGCTCCGCCCGAGGTTCTCGACCCGGAATTCCATCGCAACCCCGTAGCCGCCTAACAGTCCGCACCAGGCGGGCGCCGCCGCTCCGAACCGGTCCTCCAGCAGAGGCGGCGCGATGATCTCGACCAGTTCCCCCCGCGGAGTAATGAACGCCACCGCCGTCGGGGAGGCCCGCACCGGCGGAGCCCCGAACATGGCCCCGAAGTACTTGGTATCGCCCGCCGGGTTCTCGGACACGTAGGTGAGTCCCGTGACCTCGATCGCTCCGTTCGGGTGGCGCTGGTAGACCGGCACGAAGATGGTCTCCGGCTTGTAGTGGTGGGACAGAAAAAGGGTCAGATACCGGCGGCGCCCATCCCGCCAGACGTAGAAGCAATGACTGTTGGTTTCGTCGGTAGTGCCGTCCGGCATTGGAATGGCGCGCCGGGCGTTCAGGATCGGATCCGGCGCCAGGCCCAGGGCCGCCACGGTGTCCCGGTCGCGCGGCAAGTCGTCCGAGGTGAGGCTCACGATCGCCATCCCGTCGCCACATTGAAACCGGGGCATCATCCGATCGCGAAGCAGTGGCAAGCTCCAATCGAGATCCGCCACGATTTCGTAATAGGTGTTCCGGAGCTGGAAGATCCGGTTGCAGGAACCGAGCTCGGCGTGGCGGGCCACCGGCAAGACCTGGAAGCCGAGCCGTTCAAAGGCGGCCCCGGCCAGATCGAGGTTCTGAACTGCATGGGCAAAATGGTCGAGGGATCGCATCGAAACGGCTTTCAGGGTAATCTAGGCAAGCCAACCTTCTGGAGTCACCATGCCGAGGCTAAGATCGCTCCTCGCGGTCCTCATCCCAAGCGTCCTCGCGGGGCAAACCCTCCCGCGGGTCGTCATTCAGACCACCCTGGGCCAGATCGAAGTCGAGATCGACACGGTCCACGCCCCGGTTTCCGCCCAGAACTTTCTCCGGTATGTCGACGCGAAGTTCTCCGACCGGGGCTCGTTTCATCGAACCGTCACCATGGCCAACCAGCCCAATGACGCGGTCAAGATCGAAGTGATCCAGGCCGGTGGGGACACGACCCTCCAGAAACAGTCCGGACCGATCCTGCTCGAGCGGACCACCGTCACCGGCCTGAAGCACCGGGCCGGGACGATCTCGATGGCCCGGACCGGCCCGGACACGGCCCGAGATCAATTCTTCATCTGCGTCACCGATCAGCCCGAACTGGACTTCGGCGGCAAGCGGAATCCCGACGGGCAGGGCTTTGCCGCCTTTGGGAAGGTCGTGGCTGGCCTCGACATCGTCCGAAAGATCCAGCAAAGCCCGGCCGACGGCCAACGGCTAACCCCGGCAATCGCCATCACCCAGATCAAGCGGAATAGCATGCTGTTCCAAGCGCCACCACCACCCACGGCCTTCGTAGATGTGGCCGTGCTCGCGATGGACCAGCCTGGCGTCCTCGAGCACCAGACCGTGCTCGTGAAAGACGGCCGAGTCTTCTGGATCGGCCCGGCCAAGCAGGCCCCGTCGTCGAAGAACTACCGGGTCATCGACGGGCGGGGCCAGTTTCTGCTGCCCGGCTTTTCCGATATGCACACCCACCCCGGCCGGCCGCTCGACCTGGTCACCTACCTGGCCAACGGGATTACCACCATCCGGGTGATGTGGGGCGACACCGCCACGTTAGGTTGGCGGAAGGCGGTCGCGGCCGGCTCGCTCGCCGGACCCCGCATCGTCACGTCGGGCGCCATCATCGACGGGAGCCCGCCGTTGCAGCCATCCATGACCGTCGTGACCGACCCCGCCAAAACTCGCGCCGAGATCGCGGCCCAGCATCGGGCCGGCTACGACTTCATCAAGGTCTATAACAGCGTCCCGAAGGCGGTGTACGACACCATCGTTCGGGTAGCCCGGGGGTTGGGCATGCCGGTGGCCGGCCACGTTCCGTTCGAGGTCGGACTCACCGGCGCCCTCGCCGCGAAGCAGGCCTCGATCGAGCACTTGCGAGGATACATTGCCGAGTTGGTGCCGAAGGACGCAGCCGTGCAGCCCGGGGCAACCCTCCGGTCCCGCACCGTGGCGTGGAACTACATCGACCGGTCGCGGTTTCCGGGCCTGGTGGAGCAAACGGTCCGGGCCGGAGTCTGGAATACTCCCACGTTCGTCGTGGCGTATCACATGATGCTGCCCGATTCGGCGTACCGGGCCCTGGCCCAACGTCCCGAGGTCAAACTGTTTCCGGGCCAAGGGGCTCCGGACCGTTCCAAGATCAGTTTCTTGGCCGACTTTACCGAGGCCGATTTTGCCGAGGCAGGGCGGGCCCTGGTGCCCCAACTGGAGTTGGCCAGGGCCCTGGCCAACGGTGGCGCCAAGCTGATGATCGGGACCGACTCGTGGCTCCAGGGGTACGCCTATCACGACGAGCTGATGCTCTTCGAGCGCGGCGGGTTCTCGCCGGCGGAGGTCCTTCGGATGGCCGCCCGGGCCGGACCCGAGTTTCTGGGTAACGCCCTGACCCAGGGCACCGTGGCACCGGGACAGGTGGCCGACCTCCAACTGGTGGGCGGCAATCCGCTCGAGTCGTTAGGCAACCTCCGGGACCGTCGCGGGGTCATGGCCCAAGGCCGGTGGTACTCCGCGGCCGACTTGAACGCCAGACTGACCGGAGGCGCCCCCTAAGCCTACGGCTCGAGGATCCGCGCCAGCCAGTGGAGTACGTTGAGGACAAATTGAGAATTTTGTTCCGCCATCGGGGCGTTCATACCCATCGGCCGCTGCTCAGGTCCGGCCACTTGGGCGCTGAACATGGCGGCTTCGCCGAAGAAGGCCACCCGGCCGCCGCGGACCCGGATCGTCGCGCCCTGCAACCAACCGCCGACCGGCCGCCTTTTGGTGTCGGGGCCGAATTGCCACGCAATCCGGGGCTCGAGCGACACAAACGACGCCGGCAGGATCAGCACCGGGGCGGCCCGCCCTACCGCCACCCGAAACGCCTGTCCGGTAAAGCTCCGCACCTGAGTGATCCGCTCGGTGGTATCGCGACCTCTCACAATCGGGTGCGGCCGGAGGGTGCCATCGCTCGAGGTAAAGAGGGTCGGGAGGGCAAAGGCGGCCTGGCGCTCCGCATCGCCTCCTTCGAACCCCGCCACGGCAAACCCATCGGTAAACGAGATTCCGAATGCCGTCGCCAGTTGGGCCGCGGCGCCCGCCAGCGGCATATGATCGGCAATCAGGAGCAGCGACCCGCCCTGCTCCACCCACAGATAGACCGACTTGATTTCATCTTTGGTAAACGCCGACGGCGTCGGGGTTGGATAGGTGTCCCAACTGCTGTCGTTCGGCTGGGCGTTCGAGATGACCAAAATCCGGCACCGGGACAACCCGTCGAAATCGAACCCCGCTCGATTGGCCGAGACTCGGAACCCGTCCCGCCGAGCCAACTCACCAAAGGCCCGGAACCGGTTGTCGAGGGTGTGAAAGTTGTGGTGGGCCTCGTCGAGGCAGAGCGTCGGGCCCGCCCCGATCGGATAGGCGGGCCGCCGGACCGGCGGCCGGAACGCGGTGTCGGGAACTTGTTGGGCGCTGACCGATCCGCCGGCCAGCGCCCCGACCAGCCACCCGACCGCACAGCGGATCATCACTTGACTACTTGCCCTCGAATTTGGTGGCGATGGCTTCCGCCACCCGCTTTACCAGGGCCGATGGATCCTCGGCGCCGTTCCGGGACTCGACCGTGATGACATAGCGATACCGGGTGATGGCGGTGATCTTGGCGTCCTTGGACTCCTTGTCGAACTCCTCCCATCCTCCGGTATAGGGCACGCCCATCTTGACCGACCCGACCCGGCGGCGGGCATCTTCCTGGCCGAAGGCCATCATCATCGGGGCCGCCATCATCGCGTACCCTTAGGGTGTGAGGCGCTTCGGCGCCAGACGGCCCACCCAGATCCCGCTGTTCATGTCGGTCGCATAGACGAATCCCCGGTGCGGCTGGGCGCCCCAGCTCATCGGGACGTTCGGCCGGAAGCCCTTGGCCGACGCCGCCCAGATCGAGCCGATCTCCCGGCCCTGGGCGTACAGATCACCCCGGAGTTCGCCGCTGACATCGACCGCGCGGACTCCGGCCTCGAAGTTCCCCACGTACAGCACGTCGTTCTCGATCCAGATGTTGTGGCTCCCGGCATTCGGCACGCTGTACTCCGCCACCTTCACCGGGTGCTCGATGTCGGTCACATCGAGCACGTGGAGCCGGCCCAGGGTCTTGATCCGGTCCCGGCTGTCGGAGTCGAACAGCTGGGGAAACACTTCATCGCCGATGACGAGGTACTTCCCGTAGCGAAACACGGTATGCGTCCCCGCCAGCATGTCGGGCGGATAGAACTCAGTGGTATTGTAGGTGTAGCGACTGACGAAGGCGGGGTTGGCGGGACTCCCGCCCTTGATCCCGCTCCCGACATCGAGAATGACCACGCCGTCCTTGAAGTAGGCCAAGTACGCCAGGCCATCCTTGACCTGAATGTCGTGCAGGTAGCGGCCGGCGGTCTGCCCCGTCGGGTCGACATAGGCATGCCGGTTATCCAAGGTCCACTTCCCGACCTCCCGCGGATTGGCCGGGTCCTGGAAGTCGATCACCTTCATGCCCCGGGTCCCGTCG is part of the Gemmatimonadota bacterium genome and encodes:
- a CDS encoding VOC family protein, translated to MRSLDHFAHAVQNLDLAGAAFERLGFQVLPVARHAELGSCNRIFQLRNTYYEIVADLDWSLPLLRDRMMPRFQCGDGMAIVSLTSDDLPRDRDTVAALGLAPDPILNARRAIPMPDGTTDETNSHCFYVWRDGRRRYLTLFLSHHYKPETIFVPVYQRHPNGAIEVTGLTYVSENPAGDTKYFGAMFGAPPVRASPTAVAFITPRGELVEIIAPPLLEDRFGAAAPAWCGLLGGYGVAMEFRVENLGRSRALLATNGVPAIDEGSRLVIPASHGAGMVLTFVE